Part of the Cryptosporangium arvum DSM 44712 genome, ACAGCCGCCACGTCGTGGCCGAGGAGCAGCGCGTCCTCGACGAGTTGCAGTTCAAGGCCGCACTCCTTCTCGAGGAGCGGGCGCGGCTCGCTCGACAGGCCGGGGTCCCGGACTCCGACCCACCGCCGAGCCGGCTGCCGGTGGTCGGCGCGACACCGGCGCCGGAGGGGGGCCGGGTGTCCTGGTCCTGGAAGCGGGAGATGCCCGGATTCATCCCGCACCTGATCAAGTCCGCATCGACCGTCGGGCTCGGCGCCGGGGCCGCTGCCGTCGGAACCGTGCTGGCCGGTAAGTACTTCAACATTCCGATCTCGTGGGACGTCGTCGAGGTCGGCCTGTACGGCGGCGCCGCGGGCACGCTCGTCGGCGGTTCCTCCGAGTCGCGCATGATGTACCACGCGGACCAGCGCAAAGCTCGCAAGGAGCGGGACCAGGCGAACCTCAACCTCCGGGTCAAGGTCAAGCGCCTGGAACAGATCGAGGCGATCGTCACCGATCTCCGGCACGCCCAGTGGCTGGGGAAGCAGATCGGCGAAGGCTGGCAGGAGCCGCTGTTCGACCGGGAGATGCTGCCCCGCATCGAGCCGAGCCCGGTTCCCCCCAAGGACGTCCCCGTGCTGACGTTCAAGCAGTTCGTCAATCGGGAGTATTTCGAAGCCTACGGATGGCCGGGGTACGTCTACCTCGGGGCGAGCATGGTCATCGGCGCGGCGAGCAAACTCTTCCTGCCGTCGCTCTACACCGCGAACGCGGCGACGACGGCACCCGGCACCGCGGCACCCGGCACCGCGGCACCCGGGACGGCGACGGGCGCCCAAGCAGCGAGCCAAGGCGCTCTGATGCAGCAGGGCCTCGCCGGCCAATCGGCCCGCGGTGCCGTCACCGCGATCACGGGCAGCTGGAGCGATCGTTATGCCGACACCCACGCCGACTACCGCGCCGCCGCACGCAAAGCCCCCTACGAGAGGCGGGAAGCCGAGGTCGACGCGGCGATCGTCGCGGCCGAGCGCAACATCGCCGCCACGCTCCTGGACCTGGATCTGGAGCAGGAGGCGTTGGAGCGGGTGATGTCACGACGGCGGCCGGGCGGCAACGGCCCGAACCCGCTCGCCGGTCCCACGGCCAACCCCGACCAGCCCTGACCCCTCGCCTACGGCGCGACGTCCAGGTAGGCGACGCCGGCCTCGACGAGGTCACGGATCGCGTGGAAGCCCCGCGCGGTCAGCAACTCGGAGGGGTCGGTGAGCGTCGGGTCGGCCACGCCGAGACGCTGGAAATGATCGGCCTGCGCGACGAGCGTGTCCCAGAGCGTCGGCCACTGCCCGGCCGTGCGCCAGAGCAGTGAACTGTCGATGCCGGACCGCGCCGCCCATCGCCCGGGTACGCCGTAGGTGAAGACGCGGGAGTCGTCTTCGGGGGTGCCGAGACCGTGCAGCAGCGGGAAAACCCGATAGCTCCGCGCGAACTCCTCGGCCTGCGCGGTGCCCGGGTGCACCTCGACCACGACGGCCCGGTCGATCAGGTCGTCGAGCGGGACGGCCGCGTCGGCGACCCCCTGCTCGACCGCCGCCGCGACCACGGCGCCGCGTGTCCACAGCCGCCGGGGATCGGCGCCGCGGACGATCTCCCACAGTCGGGCCCCGGTCGCGTCGAGCCGATGGTCCGTCGCTCCGATCCGGACGACGCGCGTGACGAACACGCCGTCGTCGGGACGGTGGAACGGGCCGCCGTCGTGCCCGACCGCGAACAGCCAGCCCGCGGCCCCCGGATGTCCCGGGTCGGTCTTCCAACGCGGTACCCCGGCCGTCGGCGAGTCCGGCCGCCCCGGAACGTAGGGCAGTTCCAGGACCTCTTCCGGCTCCTGCGCCACGGCCGGGTCGGCCGGCTCCGCCGCGGGCAGTGACCTCGCGGCCGCTCCGACCAGGTTCACGGACGTCGCCGGCTGGAGCGCGGCGGTCCACCCGGACACGGACACGGCCGCCAGCCGAACGGCCTGCTCCACGAGCGCGTCCAGCGGCACCGGGGCGTCTATCGACATCGGGGCGTCCGGCGGCATCGGGGCGTCCGTCGACTCGCACAGCTCGGCCAGGGATCGGGTCGCGCCGGCCCACCGCCACATCCCGTAGACGAGCGGGCCAAGCTCCGCCCACGCCCCGGACAGCCCGGTCCAGCGTCCGATCCGCTCGCCCGGCAGCCCGACGCGAAAGCGGCCCGCCGCGGCGCCCGGCGCGTTGCCGAGCCCGTGGAGCAGCGGCTCCAGGCGGTACCGCGCCACGAATCCGGCGTTCTCGTCCGGCCCGGTCGGCAGCTCCGCCAGCAGGCCGCGCCGGTGGAGCCGCGAGACCACCTCGGACGGTTCCGGCTGGTCGTCGTGGGTGAGCAGCCAGGTCGTGTGCTCGGCGTCGTCGAGCGACACGAGCTGCGTCCCCAGCCGCACGAGATGCGTCACCGGCTCGCCGTGCAGCGTCCCGTGGTAATGGCCGACCGGGATCAGCGGCGGTCCGCTCATCCCCGTGGTCCCGGTGACGCGCGATGGTCGAGGTAGGCGGCGCCGTGGGCGACCAGGTCCTGCAGCGCACCGAGGACGAAGGACAGCACCTGGTCCGGGTCGGTCTCGGACGCATCGAGGGAGCCGGTGTCGCGCGCGGCCTCGGCCAGTGCCTCGCAGGCCGACCAGAGGTCGGGCCACAGGTGGGCCCACTCCCAGACCTCGATCACCCGCGGGCGGGCCCGCAGCGCCACCGACAGCCCGGGAATGCCGAGGCCGTCGAGCTCCTCGCCGTCCGGGCGACCGAGCCCGATCAGCAGCGGCGCCACGCGGTGGTAGCCGGCGAACTCCCGGGCGCCGTCGGTGCCGGGCGTCACCTCCACGACCAGACCCCGGTCGAGCAGGGCGTCGAGGATCGGTTCCGCGTCCTGGACGCCGACGCCGACGGCGGCCGCGATCACCTCGGACCGGTCCCAGGCACCCTCGTGTTCCGGCAGGCCGTGCGCGAAGCCCCAGACGTCGAGCGGGCCGTCGTCGTCGAGCGGAATCGGCTCCCAGCCCATCCGGACGACGTGATGGCCGGATGGGTGGACCACCCCCTGGTAGTGGCCGATCGGAAGCACGATTGCGTTCATCGGCCTCGATCGTAGGGCGGGTGGCCACTCTGGCTACAGTGGGCACCATGGCGGCTTTGGATCGCACGGATGCCGAGGAACGAGCACGGCAGTGGGTCGAGTCGGTGGCGCCGGGCGCCGAAGCCGTCCTCCACGAGTTCGATCTCGGCTGGGTGATCTCCGCCCGCTTCCCCCCAGCGGTCCCGTACCCCCTCGGGCTCCCGAGCATGGTGCTCGACCGGGAGTCCGGCGAGCTGGTCGTCGGTGGCACGATCCCGCCGGAGGACATCGCCGAGGCGTACCGGCGCGGCTTCCGGCCGCCGGAGCCGCCGGACGGGCCAGGGCCCCGGATGTTCCCGTCGACGATGAGCAAGCTGACGATCGCCGAGCGGTCCTGGGTCGCGCGCAGCCGCCGGTCGGACACCGACCGCATCCTGCACCCGATCGTCTCGACGTTCTTCGACGCGATGCCGCCGGAGTACAAGGAACGCGGCGTCGAGCGCTCGGCCGAGGCCGCGGTCTTCTCCGAGATGCTCATCGCCGAGGAGATCGCGCGCGCCGAGGCCGGCCGTCCCCGGCTGACGCTCGAGGACGCGCGCGAGCTGGTGCAGGGCGCCCGGCTGGAGACCTACCGCATCCGCGAGGACGACGACCCGGCCACCGGTACGGTGCACCGCTCCACGCTGCCGATCCTGCTGTTCCTGGACTTCCTGGGGCTGAGCCCGGCGGCCGCCGAGCCGTCCCGCTAGGCCGCCCGGTCCAGGTAGGCGGCGTTCGGGCCGAGCAGCCCGTGCAACGACTCCAGCGTTGCCGCGAGGATCAGCTCCGGCGTCTCCTCCGCCACCCCGCCGGTGGCCTCGCAGGCCACCCAGAGGTTCGCCCGCAGATGTCCCCACAGGTACAAGTGCGCGAGCGTGGCGCCGAGCCGGACGAGCGGCTCCCCGGGCAGCCCCACCTCGTACGTCTCCGGGTCGTCCGGCCGGTTGCCCAGGCCGAGCATCAGCGGCCGGAGCTGGTGGGTGCGCGCGAACGCGAGGGCCTCCGGCGCCCCCGGCACGACCGAGGCCACCAACCCGTCCTCGATCAGCCCGGCCAGCGCGCCACCCGGGTCCGCCACCCCGACCGCGGCGTCGAGCACCTCGTCCGGGCCCCAGAGCTCGCCCTCCACCCGCTCCGGCGCCCCGTGCGTCAACGCCCACACGAAGAACCGGTCGTGCGGGAGCCGGACCACGTCGGGGCCGACACGCACCCGGTGGAACGGCTCACCGGTGGCCGGATCAGCGGAGACACCCAGCGAGTGCCCGATAGGCAGCAGCATCCGGTCGCTCACGTGAGGCACGATAGCCCAACGCCCCACGCGCCCCTGACCGCCGTCGGAAGCAGCGCAAGGTACCGTGAGGCCGGTCGAGTCCCACCCCGGCGAGAGGGTTTCCGGCCCGATGAGTGGTGACAGATCTCCGGCCGGGCTCGACGTCTTCGCCTCCGACCCCGAGGTCGGCGCCGACCTGGCCCGGGTGGACTGGCGCGCGACGCCGCTCGGCCCGCCCGCCGGGTGGTCGCAGAGCCTGCGCACCGCGGTCAACATCCTGCTCCCCTCCCGGTTTCCGATGTGGATGGCCTGGGGCCCGGAGC contains:
- a CDS encoding YwqJ-related putative deaminase; amino-acid sequence: MAALDRTDAEERARQWVESVAPGAEAVLHEFDLGWVISARFPPAVPYPLGLPSMVLDRESGELVVGGTIPPEDIAEAYRRGFRPPEPPDGPGPRMFPSTMSKLTIAERSWVARSRRSDTDRILHPIVSTFFDAMPPEYKERGVERSAEAAVFSEMLIAEEIARAEAGRPRLTLEDARELVQGARLETYRIREDDDPATGTVHRSTLPILLFLDFLGLSPAAAEPSR